Below is a window of Picosynechococcus sp. PCC 7002 DNA.
GAACAAATCCTTTTTCCAGCTCTATGGCAAAGGAAATACGGGAACACCCGCTGGGTCATTTGCAACTCCCGACTATTACCTTTGTATGAACGGGACTCCAGAGTCGAGCTACTTTGTTTTGGGGCCTGACTACACCTATGGTGTAAATGGTGGTGGTGGAGCGGAAGCAACCATTTATGGCACAGTTTGGGTAAAGCAAGTTTCTAACAGTGAACTTACCCTACTTGATGGTGCCACTCTCCCTTGTGGGTCAAGTTCTAACCAAATTATTGTTAAGCAAGAATTGACTGCTGATGACCTTGTAGAAGTGGAAGCCATTCTTGGGGAAGCGCCAATACCAGAAGGCAGCAATCCCAATCCGCCTATTCTCCGACCTTTTATCAATTGGAGACGTTTACCCAATGGCTAATTTCTGGTCGCTACTGTTGTATCTAAATCGGCGACAAGACCGAGGATTTACTTTCATTGAAGTCCTTGCAGGAATTTTAATCGCACTGATCTTTACTCTAATTGCAACTCAGGCGATCGTGATCGGTACAGTGTTTAAAGTTCGAGCACGCAGAATTAGTGAAGCCACTAATGTTATCCGCGCCGATCTCGAAGAATTGCGATTTTTATCCACTTCTGCAAATCCTGAAAATATTAATAGCCAGTTAATTCAACTCTGTCGTCAAAGCTTCTCCACTGCCTTTATTAATTCTTTTGCTAG
It encodes the following:
- a CDS encoding type IV pilus modification PilV family protein; amino-acid sequence: MANFWSLLLYLNRRQDRGFTFIEVLAGILIALIFTLIATQAIVIGTVFKVRARRISEATNVIRADLEELRFLSTSANPENINSQLIQLCRQSFSTAFINSFASTLPPVDSPVTLLNKSYELRREESYPEWNVLRLSYSVRDTDNPNGVVIAELQAEITPEASTECPWIR